A portion of the Pseudarthrobacter sp. L1SW genome contains these proteins:
- a CDS encoding AAA family ATPase — MVGPLGKCNFFYGANGAGKTTISRALADERSFPGTTRTWSDDAKSLRVYNREYVRSTFGAVSPNLPAVFLLGSDSRDVHASLESLTGKISALSIKNRQWKATRQGKADAIEAARDELKSTAWAKRDEVPAELHDMFKGYKGSKENFLVKVLEVQRQAVSTAETFDVLVGQASSVLDVTATKITPLEGVELPSIPSSDGLQLLAQPVIGSKDVELASLIEFLDNGDWVHHGQKYLDKSGGQCPFCQQGVPASLEHELNAYFDARYTDRLQYLLNLDEQYQKLADDVQKHLEQLKGPMLQWVDAAQFELASDHLLAALERNLNIIKAKVQRPSDVAILENIGPYIDTLNALISNANRLIADHNNLIDNRAVAKRDLITRCWSFFVHDRLAVPLAKYSEATRPLIAAHDGVQKKIAEAETNLSMMHDSFSALQKEVSSSEPVITHVNDVLRSVGFHSFKLRKSSEVEDGYILERADGTPADVGSLSEGERTFITFLYYYHQLRDMRTGDAGSKVVAVIDDPISSLDSDVLFVVSSLIKKLMAEVDAGTGPVAQLLLLTHNAHFHNEITYRKEGATNRYFSVKKRRGGPSEVLAHGSTNPVRTVYRSLWDEVAAAKSRPESASIGLQNIMRRILENYFRILGGIDDSEIVGHFQDEQQAICRSLLSWANDGSHSSTFDTIDFSPTEVSVEIYLQVFEEIFTRSGNPGHYKMMMPAQDLELVA; from the coding sequence ATGGTAGGACCACTCGGCAAGTGCAATTTTTTCTACGGGGCCAATGGTGCCGGTAAAACTACGATAAGTCGTGCCCTTGCCGACGAACGCTCCTTCCCTGGAACAACCCGCACTTGGTCGGATGACGCCAAGAGCCTACGGGTCTACAACAGGGAGTATGTCCGTTCAACCTTTGGGGCTGTGTCCCCAAATCTTCCAGCTGTATTCCTCTTGGGAAGTGACAGCCGGGATGTTCATGCTTCCCTGGAGAGCCTAACCGGGAAAATATCGGCCCTGAGCATCAAGAACCGCCAATGGAAAGCAACTCGGCAAGGCAAAGCTGACGCCATCGAAGCCGCACGTGACGAGCTAAAGTCAACGGCTTGGGCCAAACGTGATGAAGTGCCAGCCGAATTGCATGACATGTTCAAAGGCTACAAGGGGAGCAAGGAGAACTTCCTCGTCAAAGTACTCGAAGTGCAACGCCAGGCGGTGTCCACCGCTGAGACTTTTGACGTGCTAGTGGGTCAAGCCTCGAGTGTTCTTGATGTAACAGCAACAAAGATTACTCCCCTTGAGGGTGTTGAATTACCATCCATACCGTCCTCGGATGGTTTGCAACTTCTTGCTCAACCGGTCATTGGCAGCAAGGATGTCGAGCTGGCTAGTTTGATTGAGTTCCTTGATAACGGTGACTGGGTTCATCACGGCCAGAAATATCTCGACAAATCCGGAGGGCAGTGCCCCTTCTGCCAGCAGGGAGTCCCCGCGAGCCTAGAGCATGAGCTTAATGCCTATTTTGATGCTCGATACACCGATAGACTTCAATATCTACTCAATCTGGACGAGCAATACCAGAAGCTTGCGGATGACGTCCAGAAGCATCTGGAGCAGTTGAAAGGACCTATGCTGCAATGGGTTGACGCCGCTCAGTTTGAGCTTGCTTCCGATCATTTGCTTGCGGCTCTGGAGCGCAATCTGAACATTATCAAAGCAAAAGTTCAACGACCCTCGGACGTTGCGATCCTTGAAAACATTGGTCCATATATTGATACTTTAAATGCACTAATTAGCAATGCAAATAGGCTTATTGCCGACCATAATAATCTCATCGATAACAGGGCGGTAGCAAAGCGCGATTTGATTACCCGATGCTGGTCGTTTTTTGTCCATGATAGGCTCGCGGTTCCCCTTGCGAAATATTCTGAGGCCACGCGACCTCTCATTGCTGCGCATGACGGTGTGCAGAAAAAAATCGCTGAGGCTGAAACCAATCTCAGTATGATGCACGACAGCTTCTCCGCACTGCAGAAGGAAGTGAGTTCAAGTGAACCTGTCATCACCCACGTCAATGATGTTCTGCGTTCCGTAGGTTTCCATAGTTTCAAGTTGAGGAAGTCCTCGGAAGTCGAGGACGGGTACATCCTGGAGCGCGCTGATGGGACTCCGGCCGATGTTGGATCATTGAGTGAGGGTGAACGGACCTTTATCACTTTCCTTTACTACTACCATCAATTACGTGATATGCGGACCGGGGATGCAGGCTCAAAGGTGGTCGCTGTGATTGATGATCCGATTTCAAGTCTTGATAGCGACGTACTTTTCGTTGTGAGTTCCCTCATTAAAAAATTGATGGCAGAAGTTGATGCTGGAACCGGCCCTGTGGCTCAGCTCCTCTTGCTAACCCATAATGCGCATTTCCACAATGAAATCACGTACCGAAAAGAAGGTGCGACGAATCGCTATTTTTCTGTCAAGAAGCGGCGCGGTGGCCCAAGTGAGGTTCTCGCGCACGGTAGCACCAACCCAGTACGAACTGTCTACCGAAGCCTCTGGGACGAAGTGGCGGCAGCAAAATCTAGACCTGAGAGTGCATCTATTGGCCTGCAGAACATCATGCGGCGCATACTTGAAAACTATTTTAGGATTCTGGGTGGCATTGACGACTCTGAGATTGTTGGTCATTTTCAAGACGAGCAACAGGCCATCTGTCGATCCTTGCTTTCCTGGGCTAATGATGGTTCTCATTCTTCAACTTTTGACACAATCGACTTTTCTCCTACGGAGGTTAGTGTCGAAATCTACCTTCAGGTGTTCGAAGAAATATTCACCCGTTCGGGAAATCCTGGTCATTACAAGATGATGATGCCTGCACAAGACCTTGAACTGGTCGCGTAG
- a CDS encoding ABC transporter ATP-binding protein, whose translation MSRQPSPAPGTKAAPASAPGGAAVVRIPRPMGGPGRGGPFAGMNVPAEKAMNFWPSAKRLLGTLRPERAWLLLVFATAVAGVALSVIGPRLLGEGTNLIFAGVVSREMPAGVSKEQVIAQLRAAGEGQRADMLSAMDLVPGQGIDFAALGSVLTWALVLYVLSSAFMWVQAYVLNGVVQRTVFGLRGEIEAKIHRLPLRYFDSIQRGELLSRVTNDVDNISQSLQQTISQAVTSVLTVLGVLVMMVILSPTLALIALVTIPLTLVITALIANRSQKLFVAQWKNTGELNGQIEETYTGHALVKVFGRQREVEERFRQKNAELYEASFGAQFISGLIMPAMTFIGNLVYVGIAVVGGLQVASGAMQLGDVQAFIQYSRQFTMPLAQLGSMANVLQSGVASAERVFELLDEDEESVEPAPSAGPVFGRGRLVFEDVSFSYSPDKPLISGLSLVAEPGQTVAIVGPTGAGKTTLVNLMMRFYELDAGRITLDGVDVTSVPRRELRSRLGMVLQDTWLFGGTIRDNIAYGRPSATSEEVLEAARATYVDRFVRSLPDGYDTLLEDEGSNVSAGEKQLLTIARAFLARPSVLILDEATSSVDTRTEVLVQKAMSALRSDRTSFVIAHRLSTIRDADLILVMEAGQIVEQGTHASLLAAGGAYARLYEAQFAAPAAEV comes from the coding sequence ATGAGCCGGCAACCCTCTCCCGCACCCGGCACCAAGGCCGCGCCCGCCTCCGCACCTGGAGGCGCCGCCGTCGTACGCATTCCGCGTCCCATGGGCGGGCCGGGGCGCGGCGGACCGTTCGCGGGGATGAACGTCCCGGCGGAGAAGGCGATGAACTTCTGGCCGTCCGCCAAACGCCTGCTGGGCACGCTGCGGCCGGAGCGGGCCTGGCTGCTGCTGGTGTTTGCGACGGCGGTGGCCGGGGTGGCGCTGTCCGTGATCGGGCCGCGGCTGCTGGGGGAGGGCACCAACCTGATCTTCGCCGGCGTTGTGTCGCGCGAGATGCCTGCGGGGGTGAGCAAGGAGCAGGTGATCGCGCAGCTGCGGGCCGCCGGGGAGGGGCAGCGCGCGGACATGCTCAGCGCGATGGACCTGGTGCCGGGGCAGGGGATCGACTTTGCCGCGCTGGGCAGCGTGCTGACGTGGGCGCTGGTGCTGTATGTGCTGTCGTCCGCGTTCATGTGGGTGCAGGCGTATGTGCTGAACGGGGTGGTGCAGCGGACAGTGTTCGGGCTGCGCGGGGAGATCGAGGCGAAGATCCACCGGCTGCCGCTGCGGTATTTCGACTCAATCCAGCGCGGCGAGCTGCTGAGCCGGGTGACCAACGACGTGGACAACATTTCGCAGAGCCTGCAGCAGACCATCAGCCAGGCGGTCACGTCGGTGCTGACGGTGCTGGGCGTGCTGGTGATGATGGTGATCCTCTCGCCCACGCTGGCGCTGATCGCGCTGGTGACCATTCCTCTGACGCTGGTGATCACGGCGCTGATCGCCAACCGCTCGCAGAAGCTGTTCGTGGCGCAGTGGAAGAACACAGGCGAGTTAAATGGGCAGATCGAGGAGACCTACACCGGGCATGCGCTGGTGAAGGTGTTCGGCCGGCAGCGCGAGGTGGAGGAGCGGTTCCGGCAGAAGAACGCGGAGCTGTATGAGGCGAGCTTCGGGGCGCAGTTCATTTCCGGGCTGATCATGCCGGCCATGACGTTCATCGGGAACCTGGTGTACGTGGGCATCGCGGTGGTGGGCGGGCTGCAGGTGGCGTCCGGGGCCATGCAGCTGGGCGACGTGCAGGCGTTCATCCAGTATTCGCGGCAGTTCACCATGCCGCTGGCGCAGCTGGGGTCCATGGCGAACGTGCTGCAGTCCGGGGTGGCGTCCGCGGAGCGGGTGTTCGAGCTGCTGGATGAGGACGAGGAGTCTGTGGAGCCTGCGCCTTCTGCCGGGCCGGTGTTCGGGCGGGGGCGGTTGGTGTTCGAGGATGTGTCGTTCTCGTATTCGCCGGACAAGCCGCTGATTTCCGGTTTGTCTTTGGTGGCGGAGCCGGGGCAGACGGTGGCGATTGTCGGGCCCACCGGGGCGGGGAAGACCACGCTGGTGAACCTGATGATGCGGTTCTACGAGCTGGATGCGGGGCGGATAACGCTCGACGGCGTGGACGTCACCTCGGTGCCCCGGCGCGAGCTGCGCTCGCGGCTGGGGATGGTGCTGCAGGATACGTGGCTGTTCGGCGGGACCATCCGGGACAACATTGCGTACGGGCGGCCTTCTGCTACCTCGGAGGAGGTCCTTGAGGCGGCGAGGGCGACGTACGTGGACCGGTTCGTGCGGTCGCTGCCGGACGGGTACGACACGCTTCTGGAGGATGAGGGCTCCAACGTGTCCGCTGGGGAGAAGCAGCTGCTGACCATTGCCCGGGCGTTCCTCGCCCGGCCGTCGGTGCTGATCTTGGACGAGGCGACGTCCTCGGTGGACACCCGGACCGAGGTGCTGGTGCAGAAGGCGATGAGCGCACTGCGGTCCGACCGGACTTCTTTCGTGATCGCGCACCGGCTGTCCACGATCCGCGACGCCGACCTCATCCTGGTGATGGAGGCCGGCCAGATAGTGGAGCAGGGGACCCACGCTTCACTGCTGGCTGCCGGCGGTGCATACGCGCGGCTGTATGAGGCGCAGTTCGCGGCGCCGGCGGCGGAGGTTTGA
- a CDS encoding ABC transporter ATP-binding protein yields MLWKLLVEYLRPHRTLLLAVVIFQLAQSIASLYLPTLNADIIDEGVAKADIGYILSLGGVMLGITLLQIVCAVIAVYFAAKAAMGVGRDLRGAIFKRVGEFSEQEVTRFGAPSLITRSTNDVQQVQQLVLMSATMLVTAPMLSIGGVIMAVRQDVQLSWLIAVAVPVLLIAVGLITARMVPLFRKMQKRIDTVNRVLREQLTGIRVVRAFVREEIETDRFARANEDVTDTALRAGRLMALAFPVVMLVLNVSSVAVIWFGSFRIQDGSMQVGTLIAFLSYLLQILMSVMMATFMAVMIPRASVSADRIGEVLRTESSVRPPARPVRTTAGQDGRRRGELEMRDVGFAYPGADQPVLTGISFTAKAGQTTAIIGSTGSGKTTLVNLMPRLFDATSGSVRLNGVDVRELHPDLLWGHIGLVPQRPYLFSGTVRSNLLYGKPDASEDELWSALEIAQARDFVERMEGGLDASISQGGTNVSGGQRQRLAIARALVKRPELYIFDDSFSSLDTGTDARLRQALRRSTAGATLVVIAQRVSSIVDADQILVLDDGRIVGRGTHSELLETSETYREIVNSQLAAEETV; encoded by the coding sequence ATGCTCTGGAAGCTGCTTGTTGAATACCTGCGGCCGCACCGCACGCTGCTGCTCGCCGTCGTGATTTTCCAGCTGGCGCAGTCCATCGCGTCCCTGTACCTGCCCACGCTCAACGCGGACATCATCGACGAGGGCGTGGCCAAGGCGGACATCGGCTACATCCTGAGCCTGGGCGGCGTGATGCTGGGAATCACCCTGCTGCAGATCGTCTGCGCCGTGATCGCGGTGTACTTCGCGGCGAAGGCGGCCATGGGCGTGGGCCGGGACCTGCGCGGCGCGATCTTCAAACGCGTGGGGGAGTTCTCCGAGCAGGAAGTCACCAGGTTCGGCGCACCAAGCCTCATCACCAGGTCCACCAACGACGTCCAGCAGGTCCAGCAGCTGGTGCTCATGTCCGCCACCATGCTGGTCACCGCGCCCATGCTGAGCATCGGCGGCGTGATCATGGCCGTCCGGCAGGACGTGCAGCTGTCCTGGCTGATCGCCGTCGCCGTCCCGGTGCTGCTCATCGCCGTCGGCCTCATCACCGCCCGGATGGTGCCCCTGTTCCGGAAGATGCAGAAGCGGATCGACACCGTGAACCGCGTCCTCCGCGAGCAGCTCACCGGCATCCGCGTGGTCCGCGCGTTCGTCCGCGAGGAGATCGAGACGGACCGCTTCGCCCGCGCCAACGAGGACGTCACGGACACCGCCCTGCGCGCCGGCCGGCTGATGGCGCTCGCGTTCCCGGTGGTGATGCTGGTGCTGAACGTCTCCAGCGTGGCCGTGATCTGGTTCGGCTCGTTCCGGATCCAGGACGGCTCCATGCAGGTGGGCACGCTTATCGCCTTCCTGAGCTACCTGCTGCAGATCCTGATGTCCGTCATGATGGCCACATTCATGGCCGTGATGATCCCGCGGGCGTCGGTTTCGGCGGACCGGATCGGCGAGGTGCTGCGGACCGAGTCCAGCGTGCGTCCCCCTGCCAGGCCGGTGCGGACGACGGCGGGACAGGACGGCCGCCGCCGCGGCGAGTTGGAGATGCGCGACGTCGGGTTCGCCTACCCGGGTGCCGACCAGCCCGTCCTCACCGGGATCAGTTTCACCGCCAAAGCGGGGCAGACGACGGCGATCATCGGCAGCACAGGATCCGGCAAAACCACCTTGGTGAACCTCATGCCCCGGCTGTTCGACGCCACCAGCGGCTCTGTGCGGTTGAACGGCGTGGACGTGCGCGAGCTGCACCCGGACCTGCTCTGGGGGCACATCGGCCTGGTACCGCAGCGGCCCTACCTGTTCAGCGGCACCGTCCGCAGCAACCTGCTCTACGGCAAGCCGGACGCCTCCGAGGACGAGCTCTGGTCCGCCCTGGAGATCGCCCAGGCGCGGGACTTCGTGGAGCGGATGGAGGGCGGCCTGGACGCATCCATCAGCCAGGGCGGCACCAACGTCTCCGGCGGGCAGCGGCAGCGGCTGGCCATCGCCCGGGCCCTGGTGAAGCGGCCCGAGCTGTACATCTTCGATGACTCGTTCTCCTCGCTGGACACCGGTACCGACGCCCGGCTCCGGCAGGCCCTCAGGCGCAGCACCGCCGGTGCCACGCTGGTGGTCATCGCCCAGCGCGTGTCCAGCATCGTGGACGCGGACCAGATTTTAGTGCTCGACGACGGCAGGATCGTGGGGCGTGGAACGCACAGTGAGCTGCTGGAGACGTCCGAGACGTACCGCGAGATCGTGAACTCCCAGCTGGCGGCGGAGGAGACGGTATGA
- a CDS encoding LLM class flavin-dependent oxidoreductase produces MRFSLFVHMERWDETVSHQELFENLTELTLIAEAGGFSTVWIGEHHSMEYTISPSPMPQLAYLAARTSKIRLGAGTIIAPFWNPLRVAGECALLDVISNGRMEVGLARGAYQFEFDRLMGGMSAVDGGKHLRELVPAVRKLWEGDYAHDGEVWQFPTSTSVPKPVQKPTPPMWIAARDISSHEFAVANGCNVMVTPLMKGDEEVEDLARKFDTAVENNPGVTRPDLMVLRHTHVHPEDEPEGWRRPAEGIQKFYRTFDAWFGNKTTPKNGFLEPSPEEKFAERPEFTPESLHQTAMIGTPREVIERLRRYEALGVTEFSVWSDNSLTHEEKKRSLELFIEHVVPAFQEQPATAAR; encoded by the coding sequence ATGCGCTTTTCCCTCTTCGTCCACATGGAACGCTGGGACGAAACCGTCTCGCACCAGGAATTGTTCGAGAACCTGACGGAACTCACGCTCATCGCCGAAGCCGGCGGCTTCAGCACGGTGTGGATCGGTGAGCACCATTCCATGGAGTACACCATTTCCCCCAGCCCCATGCCGCAGCTCGCCTATCTGGCAGCACGCACGTCCAAAATACGGCTCGGCGCAGGCACCATCATCGCCCCGTTCTGGAACCCGCTCCGGGTGGCGGGCGAGTGCGCGCTGCTGGACGTCATCAGCAACGGCCGGATGGAAGTGGGACTCGCCCGCGGCGCGTACCAGTTCGAGTTTGACCGGCTCATGGGTGGCATGTCCGCAGTGGACGGGGGCAAGCACCTGCGCGAGCTCGTCCCGGCAGTGCGCAAGCTCTGGGAAGGCGACTACGCCCATGACGGCGAGGTATGGCAGTTCCCGACCTCCACCAGTGTCCCCAAGCCAGTCCAGAAACCCACACCACCCATGTGGATCGCCGCCCGCGACATCTCCTCGCACGAGTTCGCCGTGGCCAACGGCTGCAACGTCATGGTCACTCCGCTGATGAAGGGCGACGAGGAGGTCGAGGACCTGGCACGCAAGTTCGACACCGCCGTCGAGAACAATCCCGGCGTAACCCGACCGGACCTCATGGTTCTCCGCCATACGCACGTCCACCCGGAAGACGAGCCCGAGGGATGGCGCCGCCCGGCGGAGGGCATCCAGAAGTTCTATCGAACCTTCGATGCCTGGTTCGGCAACAAGACCACTCCCAAGAACGGTTTCCTTGAGCCGAGCCCTGAGGAGAAGTTCGCTGAGCGCCCGGAGTTCACGCCGGAATCCCTCCACCAGACGGCCATGATCGGGACGCCGCGTGAGGTCATTGAGCGTCTCCGCCGGTACGAGGCACTCGGCGTCACCGAGTTCAGCGTCTGGTCCGACAACAGCCTCACCCATGAGGAGAAGAAGCGGTCACTCGAGCTCTTCATCGAGCATGTTGTACCCGCATTCCAGGAACAGCCCGCTACAGCCGCCCGCTAG
- a CDS encoding tautomerase family protein, which produces MPLIEVSIARGRTPEQLRSLIAELHRAAETSVGAVPENTTVIIREIEHEHWSRGNQTIAERNAATQEAALNEAPLNAAEQRSY; this is translated from the coding sequence ATGCCTCTCATCGAAGTATCCATCGCCCGGGGCCGGACCCCGGAACAGCTCCGCTCGCTCATCGCGGAGCTGCACCGCGCCGCTGAAACCTCTGTGGGTGCCGTGCCCGAGAACACCACCGTCATAATCCGCGAGATCGAGCACGAACACTGGTCCCGCGGCAACCAGACCATAGCCGAACGCAATGCCGCCACCCAGGAAGCTGCACTCAACGAGGCACCGCTGAACGCCGCAGAACAAAGGAGTTACTAA
- a CDS encoding aldehyde dehydrogenase: MTVRLDHFIGGAWSAPVGGEYFPSTNPATLDVLYEAARGSEEDVRRAVAAAKTAFQSPLWHDLSATKRGHLLRRLGDLIGEHAEELAELETLDNGKLLREMRGQLASLPEYLYYYAGLADKVQGSQIPTNSLTMLNYTQREPLGVVGAITPWNSPLTLTTSKLAPALAAGNTVVIKPSEYTSRTILRVAELASQAGFPDGVVNVVTGFGQEAGAALVSHPDLAKISFTGSTQTGARIAAETASRFIGSTLELGGKSPNIVFEDADVSNAAMGVIAGIFAAAGQTCIAGSRVFAHRSVYDELVERVAERAASIIIGDPLLATTELGPLAFGAQLDKVSSYVDLGISEGATVRTGGRRPEIDLPGFFFAPTVLTDVDNSMRVVREEIFGPVAAIMPFDSEDEVVGLANDTEYGLAAGVWTQNLARAHRMARRLEAGTVWVNTYRAMSPMSPRQGFKNSGVGIEHGLESMHEYTRLKSVWINTDEGPVSDPFVLRS; encoded by the coding sequence ATGACTGTTCGACTCGACCACTTCATCGGGGGTGCCTGGTCTGCTCCCGTCGGCGGGGAATACTTCCCCAGCACCAACCCCGCAACCCTGGATGTGCTCTACGAAGCGGCCCGGGGAAGCGAAGAGGACGTGCGACGGGCCGTGGCGGCGGCGAAGACCGCGTTCCAGTCGCCGCTGTGGCACGACCTCTCGGCAACGAAGCGCGGCCACCTTCTGCGCCGCCTCGGGGACCTCATTGGCGAGCACGCCGAGGAGCTCGCCGAGCTTGAAACCCTGGACAACGGCAAGCTGCTGCGCGAGATGCGCGGCCAGCTCGCCAGCCTGCCCGAGTACCTGTATTACTACGCCGGGCTCGCAGACAAGGTCCAGGGCAGCCAGATCCCCACCAATTCGCTTACGATGCTCAACTACACCCAGCGCGAACCGCTTGGCGTGGTCGGGGCCATCACTCCATGGAACTCTCCGCTGACGCTGACCACCTCCAAGCTCGCCCCTGCCCTTGCGGCCGGCAACACGGTGGTCATCAAGCCCAGCGAGTACACCTCGCGGACCATCCTCCGCGTCGCTGAACTGGCCTCACAGGCAGGATTCCCCGACGGCGTGGTGAACGTCGTCACCGGCTTCGGCCAGGAGGCCGGTGCTGCCCTGGTAAGCCACCCGGACCTGGCTAAGATTTCCTTCACGGGATCCACGCAGACCGGAGCCCGCATCGCCGCGGAGACCGCGTCACGCTTCATCGGCTCCACCCTTGAACTGGGCGGCAAGAGTCCCAACATCGTGTTCGAAGACGCCGACGTTTCGAATGCCGCCATGGGGGTCATCGCAGGGATATTCGCCGCAGCAGGGCAGACCTGCATCGCGGGAAGCCGCGTTTTCGCCCACCGCAGCGTTTATGACGAACTCGTTGAGCGGGTTGCAGAGAGGGCAGCATCGATCATCATCGGTGACCCGCTCCTGGCCACGACTGAGCTCGGACCCCTTGCCTTCGGTGCACAGCTGGACAAGGTCAGCTCCTACGTCGACCTTGGCATCAGCGAGGGCGCAACGGTCCGGACAGGGGGCCGCAGGCCGGAGATCGACCTTCCGGGATTCTTCTTCGCGCCGACTGTCCTCACCGACGTCGATAACTCCATGCGGGTTGTCCGGGAGGAGATCTTCGGCCCCGTCGCCGCGATCATGCCCTTCGACTCGGAGGACGAGGTGGTAGGCCTGGCCAACGATACCGAGTACGGCCTCGCCGCCGGTGTCTGGACCCAAAACCTCGCCCGCGCCCACCGGATGGCACGACGCCTGGAGGCCGGCACGGTGTGGGTCAACACCTACCGCGCCATGTCCCCGATGTCACCACGGCAGGGTTTCAAGAACTCCGGTGTGGGCATCGAGCACGGGCTGGAGTCCATGCACGAGTACACCCGGCTCAAGAGCGTCTGGATCAACACCGACGAAGGACCCGTATCCGACCCCTTCGTCCTCCGCAGCTAA
- a CDS encoding alpha/beta fold hydrolase, which yields MTGTQETPVALLHGVGLDATMWAPVQDALGRESIAIDLPGHGQQPPLSEPVTLQEMADDVLTRLPERSHLVGFSLGALVAQYIARFHPGRVKTLTCVSSVCQRTEAERSAVSARLASAEADFPATVEASINRWYSGTAVPQSVVDATRRTLEANDVQSFVHAYRVFALGDGMIGNELSRIEIPVLAITGEHDPGSTPEMTRRLAAAIPGARAVVVPGARHMLPVQDADVLARAINEFIKDSEGERA from the coding sequence ATGACCGGAACCCAGGAAACGCCTGTTGCCCTCCTGCACGGGGTGGGCCTCGATGCCACCATGTGGGCACCCGTCCAGGATGCCCTCGGGCGTGAGTCCATAGCCATCGACCTCCCCGGGCACGGGCAGCAGCCCCCGCTGTCGGAACCGGTCACGCTTCAGGAAATGGCCGACGACGTGCTGACGCGCCTCCCCGAACGATCCCACCTCGTGGGCTTCTCACTGGGTGCGCTGGTTGCGCAGTACATCGCGAGGTTCCATCCCGGCCGGGTCAAGACCCTCACCTGTGTGAGCTCGGTGTGCCAACGCACCGAAGCCGAGCGCAGTGCGGTCAGCGCCCGGCTGGCCTCTGCCGAAGCGGACTTCCCGGCAACGGTTGAGGCTTCGATCAACCGCTGGTACTCAGGTACGGCTGTCCCGCAAAGCGTGGTGGACGCGACCCGCCGGACGCTCGAGGCAAATGACGTGCAGTCCTTTGTCCACGCCTACCGCGTCTTCGCCTTAGGAGACGGGATGATCGGCAACGAGCTCAGCCGCATCGAGATACCGGTGCTGGCCATCACCGGCGAGCACGACCCGGGGTCGACGCCGGAGATGACCAGGCGGCTTGCCGCAGCAATCCCCGGTGCGAGGGCCGTCGTCGTCCCGGGTGCCCGGCACATGCTCCCCGTCCAGGACGCTGATGTCCTGGCCCGGGCCATCAACGAGTTCATAAAAGATTCCGAAGGAGAACGCGCATGA
- a CDS encoding amino acid synthesis family protein, giving the protein MNIRKIVTLSEEILTEGGRPVTPGARVAVAIAVVENPWAGQGFVEDLSQGIDATASDLGALLTPKVIEALGAPVEAYGKAAIVGIEGEVEHGSALIHTLKFGDHYRKAASATTLLPAVEKRAPAGTVFDIPMKHITDATIRSHHQTVEVRIADAPHPGEILIALAASAQGRPQQRLAPLSTEQ; this is encoded by the coding sequence GTGAATATCCGCAAGATCGTTACTTTGTCCGAAGAAATCCTGACCGAGGGCGGGCGTCCAGTTACGCCAGGTGCCCGCGTCGCCGTCGCCATCGCCGTCGTGGAAAACCCGTGGGCTGGCCAAGGCTTTGTCGAGGACCTCAGCCAAGGGATCGATGCAACAGCTTCAGACCTCGGCGCCCTCCTCACTCCAAAGGTCATCGAGGCGCTCGGCGCCCCCGTCGAGGCCTACGGCAAGGCAGCCATTGTGGGCATCGAAGGGGAAGTGGAGCACGGCTCGGCCCTGATCCACACGCTGAAATTCGGCGACCACTACCGCAAGGCCGCTTCCGCAACCACCCTGCTGCCCGCCGTCGAGAAACGCGCGCCCGCCGGTACGGTGTTCGACATCCCGATGAAGCACATCACGGACGCGACCATCCGCTCCCACCACCAGACCGTCGAGGTAAGGATCGCCGACGCTCCCCACCCCGGTGAAATCCTCATTGCCCTCGCGGCCTCCGCCCAGGGCCGGCCCCAGCAGCGCCTGGCGCCCCTCTCCACAGAGCAATGA
- a CDS encoding amino acid synthesis family protein — translation MSDTALTSLTAGGTDLDQAHLMEELARQVGVRKITVLTEELLRDGQGSLPTSVTRAAAAAIVRNPWAGSPVSNDLAPETERIAPVLAKVLTDRLTSALGGAVEIEAFGKSAVVGLNGEVEHAAALIHTPFFGNLVREFLEGTSILSFSDDRAEPGTSIAVPMWHKEAASTRSHYQTLTLSLSDAPHPDEIVVIAAASTGSRPHPRIGDRTTDRPVTAEILEGILP, via the coding sequence GTGTCTGATACAGCCCTGACTTCCCTTACCGCCGGCGGAACGGATCTTGACCAGGCGCACCTCATGGAAGAGCTCGCCCGGCAAGTCGGTGTCCGGAAGATTACCGTTCTCACGGAGGAACTGCTCCGCGACGGCCAGGGGTCCCTGCCCACCAGCGTGACCCGGGCCGCCGCAGCAGCCATTGTACGGAACCCCTGGGCAGGTTCCCCGGTCTCGAATGATCTCGCACCCGAGACAGAACGGATTGCTCCGGTGCTCGCGAAGGTCCTCACCGACCGCCTCACCTCAGCACTGGGCGGTGCCGTCGAAATTGAGGCGTTCGGAAAGTCGGCCGTTGTTGGGCTGAACGGTGAGGTTGAGCATGCCGCGGCCCTGATCCACACACCGTTCTTCGGCAATCTTGTCCGCGAGTTCCTCGAAGGCACGTCCATCCTGTCCTTCTCGGACGACCGCGCGGAACCAGGAACTTCCATCGCCGTGCCCATGTGGCACAAAGAGGCCGCGTCCACCCGCAGCCACTACCAAACCCTGACGCTGAGCCTGAGCGATGCGCCCCACCCGGATGAAATCGTCGTGATCGCCGCTGCGTCCACGGGGTCGCGTCCGCATCCCCGCATTGGCGACCGAACAACCGACCGCCCCGTAACCGCTGAAATACTGGAGGGAATCCTGCCGTGA